In one Echinicola marina genomic region, the following are encoded:
- a CDS encoding STAS domain-containing protein codes for MLEINKQTEKDQTILILRGQVDASNSVELDEAIGELLNKNHKKILVDGSRLEYISSAGLGVFMSYLEDFEEQGVQFLIYGLSEKVINVFHILGLDQLITIKANKEEALQTIHEA; via the coding sequence ATGTTAGAAATCAACAAACAAACCGAAAAAGATCAGACAATCTTAATATTAAGGGGGCAGGTCGATGCGAGTAACTCGGTTGAGCTTGATGAAGCAATTGGTGAATTACTAAATAAGAACCATAAAAAGATCTTAGTAGATGGAAGCAGACTAGAATACATTTCGTCAGCCGGACTTGGTGTTTTCATGTCCTATTTGGAGGATTTTGAAGAACAAGGAGTCCAATTTCTAATTTATGGTCTTTCCGAGAAAGTGATCAATGTATTCCATATTCTTGGCTTGGACCAGCTCATTACCATTAAGGCAAACAAAGAAGAGGCATTGCAGACTATCCATGAAGCATGA
- a CDS encoding ATP-binding protein, translating to MKHELTLYCEKNKLAELRTFLDKELSTSGLTDVVKNELILAVEEVCANRIIHSHGCNPSNHLRIKVKKLHQRIIFEIIDSGEAFDMLTYEEPRLKDVIKDKRKGGLGIKLVKTIMDTIEIESKNSHNICRLIKQLNSK from the coding sequence ATGAAGCATGAGCTAACCCTATACTGCGAAAAGAACAAATTAGCCGAGCTGAGGACTTTTCTTGATAAGGAGCTTAGCACTTCCGGTTTAACTGATGTGGTCAAAAACGAATTGATTTTGGCAGTGGAAGAGGTCTGTGCCAATCGCATCATCCATTCCCATGGCTGCAACCCCTCCAATCATCTCCGTATCAAAGTAAAGAAACTTCATCAACGTATAATTTTTGAAATCATTGACTCAGGAGAGGCTTTTGACATGTTGACCTATGAAGAACCCCGCCTAAAAGATGTCATAAAGGACAAAAGAAAAGGTGGACTTGGCATCAAATTGGTAAAGACGATCATGGATACCATAGAAATTGAAAGCAAAAACTCCCATAATATCTGCCGCCTGATCAAACAATTGAATTCCAAATAA
- a CDS encoding peptidylprolyl isomerase: MKYTYLCLFALGTIIACTPSGQLSQNTPSSEESPYLLKVGNEPIQSAEFLYMLSKNRDFESPEDKLSPEEFEENLELFINYKLKVKEAEALGLHESEEFKREFNAFKEDLKKPYLLENSLQEGELRKAYARMQEVVHAKHILLRFPRNASKEDSIAVFRMAQKIKEKAETGENFEELAIAYSQDPSVSTNKGDLGYFTSLQMVYAFEDAVYNLQEGTISDPVLTNFGYHIIKLVDRKPNPGQIKVAHILVRTDAEDPLSADRSRRKIADIYTELQKEGSTWAEVCQAYSEDKDTKNKEGELPWFGIGSFIKDFEQAAFSLNEIGEISRPISTAYGYHIIKLIDTKPIPSYEEMEESLKSKILRDSRSTLIKSQAQAIQKSKYHYQENTENISKTKTLLSDQVYEINTIKSLLEDKGMMDSTLFIIQSEPRKVSDLISFMESSGEVVNIKPRNFFQPWLNKYIETSLTSTEEDDLIANNEEYRLLIKEYRDGILLFDLMNQMVWQKALLDTIGQEAYFKKHQEEYRWAKRADALILRLNQSELISPAEKLLKSKPYSEDLNEYITARFIDASPISYKLQQGTFEYEHHPVLKDVNIQDKNLQKLKYEGKTHLVIIGKTYPEMPKTFNETKGKVIQDYQESLNTDLISLLRNNYIIQINEDEKKKIANIVVAHN, encoded by the coding sequence ATGAAATATACATATCTGTGCCTTTTCGCATTGGGCACTATCATAGCTTGTACTCCTTCTGGCCAATTGAGTCAAAATACTCCGAGCAGTGAAGAAAGCCCATACTTACTTAAAGTAGGTAATGAGCCGATTCAGTCTGCCGAATTTTTATACATGCTATCAAAAAACCGCGACTTCGAATCACCGGAGGACAAACTTAGTCCGGAAGAATTTGAGGAAAACCTGGAATTATTCATTAATTATAAATTAAAGGTCAAAGAAGCTGAAGCTTTGGGCCTGCATGAATCAGAAGAATTCAAGAGAGAGTTCAATGCTTTCAAAGAAGACCTAAAAAAACCATACCTACTTGAAAACAGCCTTCAGGAGGGAGAGCTTAGAAAAGCTTATGCCCGAATGCAAGAAGTAGTACATGCCAAACATATCCTTTTGAGGTTTCCCCGCAATGCCAGCAAAGAAGATTCTATAGCCGTGTTCCGTATGGCCCAAAAGATCAAAGAAAAAGCAGAAACCGGAGAAAATTTTGAAGAGCTGGCGATAGCGTATTCCCAAGATCCATCCGTAAGCACTAATAAAGGAGACTTGGGCTATTTCACTTCATTACAAATGGTCTATGCCTTTGAGGACGCCGTATATAACCTGCAAGAAGGCACCATATCAGATCCTGTACTGACCAATTTCGGCTATCATATCATCAAACTGGTAGACAGAAAGCCCAACCCCGGCCAAATAAAGGTCGCCCATATCTTAGTGAGAACTGATGCTGAGGACCCACTGTCTGCGGACAGATCTAGAAGAAAAATTGCAGATATCTATACCGAACTCCAAAAAGAAGGGAGTACTTGGGCAGAAGTCTGCCAAGCTTATTCCGAGGACAAGGATACTAAAAATAAGGAAGGAGAGCTACCTTGGTTCGGTATTGGTTCATTTATAAAGGATTTTGAGCAAGCTGCATTTTCCTTAAATGAAATCGGAGAAATCTCCAGACCGATCAGCACGGCCTATGGCTATCATATCATAAAGCTGATCGATACCAAGCCCATTCCTTCCTATGAGGAGATGGAAGAAAGCTTAAAATCAAAAATCCTTAGAGACAGCAGATCAACACTGATCAAATCCCAAGCCCAAGCCATACAAAAATCCAAATACCATTACCAAGAAAACACAGAGAACATCAGTAAAACCAAGACCTTATTAAGTGATCAGGTTTATGAGATCAATACCATCAAAAGTTTACTTGAAGACAAAGGAATGATGGACAGCACATTGTTTATCATACAATCTGAACCTAGAAAAGTCAGTGACCTGATCAGCTTCATGGAAAGCAGTGGTGAAGTGGTCAATATTAAGCCCAGAAACTTCTTTCAACCTTGGTTAAACAAGTATATAGAAACTTCCCTAACATCTACTGAAGAAGATGACCTGATAGCCAATAATGAAGAATACAGGTTACTGATCAAAGAATATAGGGATGGCATTCTGCTCTTTGACCTGATGAACCAAATGGTATGGCAAAAAGCATTGCTTGATACTATTGGTCAAGAAGCTTATTTTAAAAAACATCAGGAAGAATATAGATGGGCCAAACGCGCTGATGCATTGATACTAAGGCTCAACCAAAGTGAATTGATCAGTCCTGCCGAAAAGTTGCTAAAAAGCAAACCTTATAGTGAGGACTTGAATGAATACATTACAGCCAGATTCATAGATGCATCTCCTATATCCTATAAGCTACAGCAAGGAACTTTCGAATATGAGCATCACCCCGTACTGAAGGATGTAAACATTCAGGACAAAAACCTACAAAAGCTGAAATATGAAGGCAAAACACACTTGGTAATCATAGGAAAAACCTACCCTGAAATGCCCAAAACCTTCAATGAAACCAAAGGAAAGGTCATACAGGACTATCAAGAATCACTGAACACTGATTTAATTAGTTTATTAAGAAATAACTATATCATCCAGATAAATGAGGATGAGAAAAAGAAAATTGCAAATATCGTCGTTGCACATAATTAA
- a CDS encoding peptidylprolyl isomerase — MRKRKLQISSLHIINRFVISLFCLLLGSCDLFKIKNTEEEEKDNPVVAAVDNNFLRKADLAFITKETSTKEDSSSLATRYVQSWVKKQLMIKEAGKNITLSQAELDKKLLDYRYALIVYEYEKQYIEEHLSKEVTDEEIQQYYDENQDNFILKEIIVRTNFIKMEKNLSQNSKVEKLLKQNKPEDKETLRELAIKSASNYFLEDSTWIKFEDIILNTPLSNHNNKVQLLNRSNNLIKVEDEEFNYYFNILEYKLQDQIPPVEFVKDEISRIIVNKRKVNLAETLQNNVYKRAQENNEFKIYE; from the coding sequence ATGAGAAAAAGAAAATTGCAAATATCGTCGTTGCACATAATTAACCGCTTTGTCATTTCCCTATTCTGTTTGCTTTTAGGCAGCTGCGATCTGTTTAAGATAAAAAACACAGAAGAGGAAGAAAAAGATAATCCGGTGGTGGCCGCTGTGGACAATAACTTTCTTCGGAAAGCGGACTTGGCCTTTATCACCAAGGAGACCTCCACTAAGGAAGACAGTAGCAGTCTCGCTACCAGATACGTACAATCGTGGGTAAAAAAACAGCTCATGATCAAAGAAGCTGGCAAGAACATTACCTTGAGCCAAGCAGAACTTGACAAAAAATTATTGGATTATCGGTACGCCCTGATCGTTTACGAATACGAGAAACAATATATAGAAGAACACCTGAGCAAAGAGGTTACTGATGAGGAGATCCAGCAGTATTATGATGAAAACCAAGACAATTTTATCTTAAAAGAAATCATCGTCAGGACCAATTTCATCAAAATGGAAAAGAACCTCTCCCAGAATTCAAAAGTGGAAAAGCTCCTTAAACAGAATAAGCCTGAAGACAAAGAAACCTTAAGGGAATTGGCCATAAAATCTGCCAGCAACTATTTCTTGGAAGATTCCACATGGATTAAATTTGAAGACATCATCCTCAACACACCTTTGAGCAACCACAATAATAAAGTTCAATTGCTCAACAGGTCAAATAATTTGATCAAAGTAGAAGATGAGGAATTTAACTACTATTTTAACATTCTGGAATATAAACTTCAGGATCAAATCCCCCCTGTTGAATTTGTAAAAGATGAAATTTCCAGGATTATTGTCAATAAAAGGAAAGTAAACCTTGCGGAAACATTACAAAACAACGTTTATAAACGAGCACAAGAAAACAATGAGTTTAAGATATATGAGTAA
- a CDS encoding peptidylprolyl isomerase translates to MSKFTKMLAAGLMTVISFHLQAQDADSTKAKPSGQILDKIIAKVDNNIILESDLQKAYLEAVSQSQEGFEAPSRCDIFESLLINKLMVAKAAIDSIIVTDAEVILETDQRFNMVMQQFGGDEETLVKAYGKTSEQLKSEIHDMIKEQKIIGKMRANIVQDLQVSPAEVRKFYNQIPSDSLPFFSAEVSVGQIVKKPEPGRKEKDKVIQQLKDIKQKIMDGEVDFASMARKYSEDPGSKVQGGDLGFFGRGELAPEYEAMALSLRQGEIGEPVESQFGFHLIQLLEKRSDSFNTRHILIKPKPSEKDIEAAERELDSLRNLIQLDTMSFAKAAKEFSDDRSTSDNGGFFSDPSTGANRLTLRTLEDPILYFTIDTMKVGTLSEPLRYEEQNQRTGDAEKAVRLLYFKEKYPAHRANLEDDYEKLKAATKKQKEAEALEKWFKIAKEEVFIDIDPAYDRCNALKEED, encoded by the coding sequence ATGAGTAAGTTTACAAAAATGCTGGCTGCAGGCCTAATGACAGTGATTTCATTTCACTTACAAGCCCAAGATGCGGACAGTACCAAAGCCAAGCCTTCCGGGCAGATCTTGGACAAAATCATCGCTAAAGTCGACAATAATATTATTCTTGAATCTGATCTTCAAAAAGCCTATCTCGAGGCTGTCTCCCAATCGCAGGAGGGCTTTGAAGCACCTTCCAGATGTGATATTTTTGAGTCATTACTGATCAACAAATTGATGGTGGCCAAGGCAGCTATTGACTCCATTATTGTAACGGATGCCGAAGTAATTTTGGAGACAGATCAAAGGTTCAACATGGTGATGCAGCAATTTGGTGGAGACGAAGAAACACTTGTTAAAGCCTACGGAAAGACATCTGAGCAGCTAAAGTCTGAAATTCACGATATGATTAAAGAGCAAAAGATCATTGGAAAAATGAGGGCAAATATTGTGCAGGACCTACAGGTTTCACCTGCCGAGGTGAGAAAGTTCTATAACCAGATCCCAAGTGATTCCCTACCATTTTTCTCCGCTGAGGTATCAGTGGGACAAATCGTCAAAAAACCTGAGCCAGGAAGAAAAGAAAAGGACAAAGTCATTCAGCAGCTAAAAGATATCAAACAAAAAATCATGGATGGTGAAGTAGACTTTGCCAGTATGGCTAGGAAGTACTCCGAAGACCCCGGATCGAAAGTCCAAGGAGGCGATTTAGGCTTCTTCGGAAGGGGGGAATTGGCTCCAGAATATGAGGCGATGGCACTGAGTCTTAGACAAGGCGAGATTGGGGAGCCAGTGGAATCACAGTTCGGTTTTCACCTGATTCAATTGCTAGAAAAAAGAAGTGATTCTTTTAATACCCGTCATATACTCATCAAGCCCAAACCTTCAGAAAAGGACATTGAAGCAGCAGAAAGGGAATTGGATAGTTTGAGAAATCTCATCCAACTAGACACGATGAGCTTTGCTAAAGCAGCCAAGGAATTCTCTGACGACAGAAGCACCTCAGATAATGGCGGTTTCTTCTCAGACCCTAGCACAGGAGCCAACAGACTTACGCTAAGAACACTTGAAGACCCCATCCTCTATTTTACCATTGACACCATGAAAGTTGGCACCTTGAGCGAGCCATTACGCTATGAAGAACAAAACCAAAGAACCGGCGATGCGGAAAAAGCCGTAAGACTCCTTTATTTTAAAGAAAAATACCCCGCCCACAGGGCCAATTTAGAGGATGATTATGAAAAGCTAAAAGCGGCCACCAAAAAACAGAAAGAAGCCGAGGCTCTGGAAAAATGGTTCAAAATTGCCAAAGAAGAAGTCTTTATAGACATTGATCCAGCCTATGACCGCTGCAATGCCCTTAAAGAAGAAGACTAA
- a CDS encoding phenylalanine--tRNA ligase subunit alpha — translation MHQDKIEALKIEIAQADAKNPEELEAYRMRYISKKSVVGELFAAMKDIPNEEKKAYGQLVNGVKVAAEDKFKELIDKVNSNSGSSKASDIDLTLPATNIPVGGIHPLTSTKQRIIEIFERIGFNLSEGPEIEDDWHNFTALNFPENHPAREMQDTFFIEKNPDIALRTHTSSVQVRVMENEKPPIRTLSPGRVFRNEAISARAHCIFHQVEGLYVDENVGFADLKQTLYHFAKEMFGKETKVRFRPSYFPFTEPSAEIDISCLLCGGDGCNVCKGTGWVEIGGSGMVDPNVLENCGIDSEKYTGFAFGMGIERIAMLKYQIKDLRLFTENDIRFLKQFKPLL, via the coding sequence ATGCATCAGGATAAAATCGAAGCATTAAAAATAGAAATTGCGCAAGCAGATGCTAAAAATCCAGAGGAGCTGGAGGCATACAGAATGCGTTATATCAGTAAAAAGAGTGTGGTTGGTGAGCTTTTTGCCGCAATGAAGGACATTCCCAATGAGGAAAAGAAAGCTTATGGGCAACTGGTCAATGGGGTGAAAGTAGCTGCAGAAGATAAGTTTAAGGAGCTTATCGATAAAGTGAATTCAAATAGTGGTTCATCCAAAGCCTCGGATATTGATCTTACTTTGCCTGCTACCAATATCCCTGTGGGCGGGATTCATCCCTTGACATCCACCAAGCAACGCATCATAGAGATATTTGAAAGGATTGGTTTTAACCTTTCTGAGGGTCCAGAGATTGAGGATGACTGGCACAATTTTACTGCCCTTAATTTTCCTGAAAACCACCCAGCCAGGGAGATGCAGGATACCTTCTTTATCGAAAAGAATCCGGATATTGCTTTGAGAACGCATACTTCATCTGTGCAGGTGAGGGTGATGGAAAATGAAAAACCACCTATCAGGACTTTGTCCCCGGGTAGGGTTTTTAGGAATGAAGCCATTTCCGCTAGGGCACACTGTATCTTTCATCAGGTGGAAGGTTTATATGTGGATGAAAATGTAGGTTTTGCTGACCTGAAACAAACACTTTATCACTTCGCCAAGGAAATGTTTGGCAAAGAAACCAAAGTAAGGTTTAGGCCTTCTTATTTTCCGTTTACCGAGCCAAGCGCAGAAATTGACATCTCTTGTTTACTGTGTGGAGGGGATGGCTGTAATGTATGTAAAGGTACGGGCTGGGTAGAAATCGGTGGCTCGGGAATGGTCGACCCCAATGTCTTGGAGAATTGTGGAATTGATTCGGAAAAATATACCGGCTTTGCCTTTGGGATGGGCATTGAGAGGATCGCGATGTTGAAGTACCAGATCAAAGATCTAAGGTTGTTTACAGAAAATGATATCAGGTTCTTAAAACAGTTTAAACCCTTGTTATAG
- a CDS encoding AsmA family protein translates to MAEKKKDKKKLKRSHKRIIRIFSITLFVLSMLHVVVYFGSDLLLRNYVQHKVEEVSGGLYEISFDRFHLSIFERGFYFSGFVLSPTDVAMDSMGKKPIYKIQAPEIAVKSIGYDFSKKVLGIGEIHFVAPSVQSKQDLEFIDELSTESRLEQLLVEIKRSVENVRLTEIIIEHLYVEKADLLIENFVSQKSIKAENTNIHIKDILMLTPRSKPTPFNAAGFNFTLENFEMLLADSVHNLQASEIQVSSLDNYIQAKSVILSPDLSKEREVYYSMVLDNLELTDADINQVFYTTDVKVGKMTLRNPSFLMYSELSPQSDKVLQDYSLYPLIKDILASISIDDLTIKDGVYLQRGVNDEYKNRIEADRIDFQMKNVYIGQEEETDHEKFFYADDAALELSSVKVVLADGVHWITGDKVRISSFEDRVDVEGAKVEPFRDAGKDVTLFEVDIPHFSLEEANLKKVYNESVLDIEQLLISQPFVKFVNIQKKEDKFQANTIKELSKDYLRAIYIQKLELQDGEMVLDNKMDINKDSISFRKVSFVMENFAVDESTEKDSTTRFFMAEALQLELDDYAMKLTDDIHLFKADKIFIDTKAQSLHVKGLGFEPLHPENVQENLRRVNKKSVLDLAIPDIYLHGVDIRKAYFDEKLEVEQIEVNNPNIKLSRFLARQEENEKERIYDIYDLATSYFSHIIVDSVSLINGSIAYDNYVRDRIKTFAENDVFIHIKNFHLDKDVSPRMAGSLFAEELDISLNNYVFNVANGKYSMSADRISYNSSKDELVTANVRLSPNRNLGMKLALSANIPSLSFKGVDMEAFLFENSLSLSKVKMADAQVNLFIDKQAELDSAKTRDPGVKSRKLPKKIDLISIDTVEASNAHFNAFYSSEGGERELINTGVNLSFHGLLLDSAKLQEGDIVSFFENMSMEIDDFSLTLKDSVHTINFSSVGLDTKSDEITFQDFRVNPLELNGGFKGPIVDAYIPRVRIKTSSLTSFQETGRLDIDDLELDQPDIHLYLDKKSTRDKENKKAEKAIQDVIKQLEIDDFRLNGGVLSIREKDTTGKVQNYSGINMVLSDLSFDLSNSKGFDKNMVLNKDFLIELPNYILKLPDSLNVLEVGLVLLSNERMVLKDVELKPRYGDYEYLDKVKYQTDVIHAKLPEVVFDSVDVKGILESKDISAVSMTINRPVINVFRDKRMPFDSTLVRPMPQELMKSSGIKMELDTIKVLNGKVVYKEFPEKGMVPGSIAFDSLTVTISPFYLNRALEDPYPVSLSELKAFALINGVGAVNMNAKLHFDDPYRMDVAVNLGEFQLNTINSILAPNAFVRVLEGVVRPSDWTFQANKHEAFGTMNFRYNQLKVMLLNERTLKKARGRTGMLNFVLNAFALRGNNPRKFFNNMVQAPIYLERDVSRFIFNYWWKLSLSGLKGSMGLGAAKKEDEEE, encoded by the coding sequence ATGGCAGAAAAGAAAAAAGATAAGAAAAAGCTGAAACGGTCTCATAAGCGAATTATTCGCATTTTTTCCATTACGCTTTTTGTACTAAGCATGCTTCATGTGGTGGTGTATTTTGGATCAGACCTCCTGCTAAGAAATTATGTTCAGCATAAGGTGGAAGAAGTCTCAGGGGGACTTTATGAGATCAGTTTTGACCGCTTTCATCTCTCGATATTTGAAAGAGGTTTTTACTTTTCAGGCTTTGTACTTTCCCCTACCGATGTGGCAATGGATTCAATGGGCAAAAAACCTATTTATAAGATCCAGGCCCCAGAAATTGCGGTGAAGTCCATAGGTTATGATTTTTCCAAGAAGGTATTGGGTATTGGAGAAATCCATTTTGTAGCACCATCCGTCCAATCCAAGCAAGATTTGGAGTTTATTGATGAGCTTTCTACAGAGTCAAGATTGGAACAATTACTGGTTGAAATCAAGCGCTCTGTTGAAAATGTAAGGTTAACGGAAATCATTATTGAGCACCTATATGTGGAAAAGGCGGATTTGCTGATTGAAAATTTTGTGAGTCAAAAGTCGATCAAAGCTGAGAATACCAATATCCACATTAAGGATATATTAATGCTTACCCCAAGATCAAAGCCTACACCTTTTAATGCGGCTGGCTTCAATTTTACCCTGGAGAATTTTGAGATGTTGCTGGCAGATAGTGTTCATAACCTCCAGGCTAGTGAAATACAGGTCTCTTCGCTAGATAATTATATCCAAGCCAAAAGCGTCATCCTAAGTCCTGACCTGAGCAAGGAAAGGGAGGTCTATTACAGTATGGTACTGGATAACCTGGAGTTGACCGATGCCGATATCAATCAGGTATTTTATACTACAGATGTTAAGGTGGGAAAAATGACCTTGAGAAACCCCAGTTTTTTAATGTACTCTGAGCTTTCTCCGCAGTCTGATAAGGTCCTACAAGATTATAGTTTGTATCCTCTGATCAAGGATATTTTGGCTTCTATCAGTATTGATGATTTGACCATCAAGGACGGTGTGTATCTCCAAAGGGGTGTGAACGATGAATATAAGAACCGAATTGAGGCTGATAGAATAGATTTTCAGATGAAGAACGTCTATATAGGGCAGGAAGAGGAGACCGATCACGAAAAGTTTTTTTATGCAGATGATGCAGCCTTGGAATTGTCCAGTGTTAAGGTAGTGTTGGCAGATGGTGTTCACTGGATTACCGGTGATAAGGTTAGAATTTCTTCTTTTGAGGATAGGGTGGATGTTGAGGGGGCGAAAGTGGAGCCTTTCCGGGATGCGGGAAAAGATGTTACTTTATTTGAGGTGGACATCCCTCATTTCAGCTTGGAGGAAGCCAATTTAAAAAAGGTGTACAATGAAAGTGTTTTGGATATAGAACAACTTTTGATCAGCCAGCCTTTTGTGAAGTTTGTCAATATCCAAAAGAAAGAAGATAAATTCCAAGCAAATACCATTAAGGAGCTGAGTAAGGATTACCTCAGGGCCATCTATATTCAGAAACTGGAGCTACAGGATGGAGAAATGGTCCTGGATAATAAAATGGATATCAACAAGGACAGCATTTCTTTTAGAAAGGTCAGTTTTGTGATGGAAAACTTTGCCGTGGATGAAAGCACAGAAAAGGACAGTACGACCAGGTTTTTTATGGCGGAGGCTTTGCAATTGGAATTGGATGATTACGCCATGAAACTCACGGATGATATTCACCTCTTCAAAGCGGATAAGATTTTCATTGATACCAAAGCCCAAAGTTTGCATGTAAAGGGACTTGGCTTTGAACCATTGCATCCAGAAAATGTCCAAGAAAACCTCAGAAGGGTCAACAAAAAGTCTGTGTTGGACCTCGCTATTCCAGATATTTACCTTCATGGAGTGGATATAAGAAAGGCCTATTTTGATGAGAAATTAGAGGTGGAGCAAATCGAGGTTAACAATCCCAATATCAAGCTGAGCCGCTTTTTGGCAAGACAGGAAGAAAATGAGAAAGAGAGGATTTATGATATTTATGATTTAGCTACTAGTTATTTCTCTCATATCATTGTGGACTCAGTCAGCTTGATCAACGGATCCATTGCTTATGATAATTATGTAAGGGACCGGATTAAGACCTTCGCTGAGAACGATGTATTTATCCATATCAAGAATTTCCATTTGGATAAGGATGTGTCGCCTAGGATGGCCGGATCATTGTTTGCAGAGGAACTGGATATAAGCTTAAATAATTATGTTTTTAATGTGGCCAATGGCAAATACAGCATGAGTGCTGACAGAATTAGCTATAATTCTTCAAAGGATGAATTGGTAACGGCCAATGTCAGGCTGAGCCCAAACCGAAATTTGGGTATGAAGCTGGCACTTAGCGCAAATATCCCCAGTCTAAGCTTTAAGGGGGTGGACATGGAGGCCTTTCTCTTTGAAAATTCCTTGTCCCTGTCCAAAGTGAAAATGGCTGATGCCCAAGTCAATTTATTTATTGATAAACAGGCGGAACTGGACAGTGCTAAGACGAGAGATCCAGGCGTGAAGAGCAGGAAGTTGCCCAAAAAGATTGATTTAATAAGCATAGATACCGTGGAAGCTTCTAATGCCCATTTCAATGCTTTCTACAGCAGTGAAGGAGGGGAAAGGGAGCTGATCAATACCGGGGTAAACCTGTCTTTTCATGGATTGCTGCTGGATTCTGCTAAATTACAGGAGGGAGATATTGTGAGTTTCTTTGAGAATATGTCCATGGAAATTGATGATTTTTCCTTGACCCTGAAGGATAGTGTGCATACCATTAATTTCAGCAGTGTGGGATTGGATACTAAAAGTGATGAGATTACCTTTCAGGATTTTAGGGTAAATCCCTTGGAACTGAATGGCGGTTTTAAGGGGCCTATAGTGGATGCTTATATTCCGAGGGTAAGAATAAAAACATCCTCACTGACGAGTTTTCAGGAAACGGGACGGCTTGATATTGACGACCTGGAATTGGACCAGCCTGATATCCATTTGTACTTGGACAAAAAATCAACTCGGGACAAAGAAAACAAAAAAGCAGAAAAAGCCATCCAGGATGTGATCAAACAGTTGGAGATTGATGATTTTAGGCTTAATGGAGGTGTGTTAAGCATCAGGGAAAAGGATACGACCGGGAAGGTGCAGAATTATTCCGGTATCAATATGGTCCTGAGCGATCTTTCCTTTGATCTTAGTAATAGCAAGGGGTTTGATAAAAATATGGTGTTGAACAAAGACTTTTTGATTGAATTGCCAAATTATATCCTGAAACTCCCGGATTCTTTGAATGTCTTGGAAGTGGGACTGGTACTGCTTTCAAATGAGCGGATGGTATTGAAGGATGTGGAGCTGAAGCCTCGCTATGGAGATTACGAGTATTTGGATAAGGTAAAGTACCAGACAGATGTGATCCATGCCAAATTGCCAGAAGTGGTTTTTGACAGTGTTGATGTAAAAGGGATCCTTGAATCCAAGGATATCAGTGCAGTAAGTATGACGATCAATAGACCTGTGATCAATGTCTTTAGGGATAAGAGAATGCCTTTTGATTCCACGCTCGTACGACCGATGCCGCAAGAACTGATGAAATCATCCGGCATAAAGATGGAGTTGGATACCATTAAGGTGTTGAATGGCAAAGTTGTTTATAAGGAATTTCCTGAAAAAGGAATGGTGCCTGGAAGTATTGCCTTTGATTCTTTAACGGTGACCATCAGTCCCTTTTATTTAAATAGGGCCCTAGAAGATCCTTATCCAGTATCCTTAAGTGAATTGAAAGCTTTTGCATTGATAAATGGTGTGGGAGCTGTCAATATGAATGCAAAATTGCATTTCGATGATCCATATCGGATGGATGTAGCGGTGAATTTGGGTGAGTTTCAGCTAAATACCATCAATTCTATTTTGGCTCCCAATGCTTTTGTAAGGGTGCTTGAAGGTGTAGTAAGACCTTCTGATTGGACTTTCCAAGCCAATAAACATGAGGCATTTGGAACCATGAATTTCAGGTATAATCAGCTAAAGGTAATGTTGCTCAATGAGCGGACTTTGAAAAAAGCCAGGGGAAGAACGGGCATGCTGAACTTTGTGCTCAATGCATTTGCGCTCAGGGGCAATAATCCTAGAAAGTTTTTTAACAATATGGTGCAGGCACCTATTTATTTGGAAAGGGATGTCAGCCGCTTTATTTTCAATTATTGGTGGAAGCTGAGCCTTTCAGGATTAAAGGGCAGTATGGGCTTGGGGGCAGCAAAAAAAGAAGATGAAGAGGAGTAA